DNA sequence from the Phyllopteryx taeniolatus isolate TA_2022b chromosome 14, UOR_Ptae_1.2, whole genome shotgun sequence genome:
GCTTCTTGCACAggcaagtgaaccactacacaatCAGTTACCTCACCTAAGTTTCCTTTCAGAATCAATTATTTCTATGACATACTATTATAGTACAAAATAGTCCTACAAATATGGCCAATTGATTCCAAATGACAGTTGTCAATGAGCacatacaaaatgtaatttgtctAACAAATTGCATTTAATCTTGCCAATATTTGTGCGCACCATTGAAAGTCTGACATAGCTGAATTGGAGATGGAAAGAAAATTCAAATTCACAAGAATTGAATCATTGCTTAATCTAATCTTtcaaaatcttaaaagattgttCTTGAGGAATGGATAAAGAGATCACTTTTCAAAGGGGTGTGCTCATTGATGGGGAGTCCTGTATGTGCTGGGATTTGTGTTGTTAAACACCTGTTTTCATGATGTCCCTTTTAACTTGTGTGTCCACCGCAGGTGTTTGCGAGAACAGAGATAGGCACCCATGTACTGGCCTACTCCGAAGGCGCTTTGGAGCTATGCTGTGTATCTGCTGACATGACTCTGGCACAAACAACCGATGAACTCGTAAAGGTAACGAATGTCCTTGAAAAGACAGAACAGTTCTTGTTCTTCTAATAACATATCAGGCACCAAATCAGCACACCAGCTATTATGTTCCCTGCGGTTGACCATATCTTACTCTTGAGCTGTGACATTTGCACTTAATTGCACGTTCCAGATCCCCGGAGGAAGCACAGACTGCACTCTACCCATCACTTGGGCCATAGAGAATGGGAAAGCTGTAGATGTGTTCATCATTCTAACCAACAACCCAATGTGGACTTTCACTGCCAGCCCAGTGCTAACACTAAGGAAACACAGACAGGTATTTATTGAAttagaatgttttatttttttaaaatattacaatcaCTAAAATTACCACTGCAAAGAGCCGTTAATACGATTGATGATTttgattactattattatttctatgtGTAGGTTTGAGGTTAATTTggcattttgtcatatttgtgtgtgcattgtCTGGACAGAAATCAGGATGCAATTCCAAGTTGGTGATGTGTGGGCTGACATCCGTAGGACACACAATCGCTGACACAGAGGACAGAGGTCTACTGAGTATCTGCGGTTTTGACCTCGGAGCCTTTAGCGTCATTCGTAACTTGGCACAGGATCTATTGTGAAAGTGTTCAGTCTCTCGCTGGGATCATTTGACTGAAACATGAAGGAGCACAGTCAACAAACATGGTTCATGTACAATATAGAGTGCTCCTTAAAAAGCAGCAATCCAAAAGTCATCGtttctcttttgtattttgttgctgACAATGCGTCCAGCAGGCTGGACAGTCTCGAATTCTAATGTGCGTATATCTTTGTCACTTGAAAAGGCAATTGTGACATTGGTTGCAGATTTGACGCTCCAACACCAATCTCTTCATTTGCCGCGTCTATGCTGTGATACTCGAGGGCCGTCAACATCAAGACTGATGACGTTGCGAGCGTCTGCTGCTGGTGAAAACAACCTCACGTAATGCAATAGCTTTTGATTGGCTATTAGTAGCATCCTTTGTACTGATTGCACAATGTTTCTTTCCATGGACTCCATCATcggaaattgtattttatttgatttcgagGAGTTATAGATCAGTTACAGGTTTCTTTTATTGGAAAGAAAAAGCTCCAAAATTAATTTCTTAGATTTGTGttctgtctccccccccccccccagaaaactCAGagagtatttattttacaaggTTAAAAGGTACTTTGGCTGTAGATTCAATAAAATTGCTGTTGGTAGAATGAAAAGGGACCTGTTAACACAATGTCAAATGGACTGTAAATGTCCCCCTCTTGTCAAATATTTGCCATACAAGCATTGGTGCTCTGAATCGCAGTGATGCATTTTGAAGTGTTTTCTTgtgtaatgtttgtgtgtgactaTGAATCTGGATCTGTTTACTGTGTTGGAGCTAGCCTGAATTATATGCATCACAGTTGTGGTTTTACTCTAATTTATCCAGGAAAAGCGAATGGtagttatttaacattttatctaTGCTGAATCTGTTTCATGTTTGTAAGAGGGAATAACTAacaagaatatattttaaaaaccttGATGTACTTTAATAAATGAGTTAACTGTACTAAAGTGAGTATTAGGCATACTTTTCTGTAATACAGAACAAACGTGTTGTTTTTGGTTAAGTAAACGGCATTGACTTTATAGTCTACAACATTTGCTTTTTTCACCTCTGTTTTGGTGATAATAAACATCTGGCCAAGTTACTGTAAAGGATTTCATCCAACACTCACTTTGAGCCATTGTGTTAAATGATGACTTAATGACAATtgctataaaacattttaattgtggTTTTTATGTCAATCCAAACTTTGAAGGTGAGGGTCTAAAACAACAACTAGCAAATGTGTGATTAAATAAGAACATTTTCCCAATGCTTTTAGTACACATTCTAATAGTATTTAACGGGTGCCAATGTAAAAacctaataaatatttgtattctaaTGTCTCCATGTGTGTCCCTTATGTCTAATATGGAttcaatgttttggaaatgAGAACTATCTGTTGAAGTGATgggccacaacaaaactgtaaaactgtttcggTATATTATGGAGGATATCTGCCTGTAGTGTGAcgtactttttatttatttattacattactCATGGCTCAGCCTGTGAAAAAGTTCGGGAAGGTGACGTAAGAAACGTAACAGGCGTTTGCTTCTGTGACGTAATAGACTTTACGGTCGGTGGCTTGTCTTGTGCGCACATTCTGATGTGCTGGCGCCATATTCTATGATTGTAATCAATGACATCATATTAAATTAAGGACTTCTTACCATATTAAATTTGCAATTTCCTGTCATTTTGGACGTGCGATGATTCCACCCGACAGCaatgatttatttatcattttatcAGTCAGGCATCCTGTGAGGACACCTCATGTTGATAACTGGGGTCCTTCCAAACACTTGCTTGTACACCAGACAAGTGAAGATGGCGGATGTGTTGAGCGTTCTTCGTCAGTATAATATCCAGAAAAAGGAAATCGTCGCTCAGGGTGATGAAGTTATATTTGGAGAATTCTCCTGGCCGAAAAATGTCAAGACCAACTATATTATCTGGGGGTACGTCAGCGTTTGTTTGCGAATGTATTTTGCAGGCCTGCAGCTCATGTATCGCTTTGCTTGCTAGCTGCTAGATGCTAACCTAACTGTTTTTAACTCTCATGTTTTTAACTTCCATAGGCCATACACTTTGTAGTAAGTTACTCGCTTTGCATTGTATGTGTCCACGACCCCCAGGGCCACTTGCAATGGCTCCTATGCTTGTATTTAAAGCGTGCACAAGTATAATAATGGTTCGTCAAGCAACATTAAACTTGATATGACGACATGTTGTCAAGTACAGTGGAAGTTATGTTATGTTTGTGTggagaaatgtattttaaaagctATGGATGTGGATAATCGTTTTTGTTCGTACTGCGAAAAAGCAAACTGTTCATGTTCGGAAGCTTAACTGCCAACTGATGAGTTGATAATTCAGCACTCGTTTATAAGTACGATGTACGATGTTAAAGTTGCACCGGTGGTACTTTGGGTAAATATGTACCTAACATTGTCTGTCTTTCATTCCTCCAGAACTGGTAAAGAGGGCCAGCCCAAAGAATACTATACTTTGGACTCTATTTTGTTCTTGCTCAACAATGTACATCTACCACATCCGTCATATGTGCGAAGAACTGCAgtaagtattgtaaaacactaatacttttagtttattttgtgtgtgtgtgtcattgttAACAAGGAGTAAATTGTgtgccatttgtttgttttctttatttttctttacattcatCTGTAATTACGAATCACTATCAAGGTTATCTTTTTGTCTCCTTGGTTTGATAGACAGAGAACATCCCTGTTGTTCGAAGGCCAGATCGAAAAGGCTTGCTTACCTACCTTAATGGCGAGAGCTGTAAGTAGCATCAGGGAAATGACATCTAGAACTCGTTTACCTTAATGATATTGGGAGTTATGCCCACTCACAtcattaaacaattttttttgaagGAATTTAATCAAGGCTTTCAATTTTGTCTGTTCACAGCGACATCGACCAGTATTGACAGAAGTGCACCCATAGAAATTGGCCTGCAAAGACCAACACAAGGTAACGTTGCACCTGTTTTGGTTCAGAGCATTTGCAGTCAGTGGCAAATTTATGAAATACAGAAACTATGTACACACCAACAATTCTCTCAATTTTCTTTCAGTACTGTATTGAGGACAAGTTTAAAATGTagttatgatgatgatggaaaATTAGCTGTACGGTCCGAGGAGTGACAATGACATGACCGCACACTCAAAGGAGAGGAGTTACGCTTCGGGAGAAGCCGTATATTTTGATGTTGCTTTCTTGATGGTCTTGAGGAGAACGGTGATCGGCAGCTGCTGTCGCTGCTTCTTAgtattactgtaaaaaaaagctGCCTTTTACAATCTTCCCTGTCATTTATTTCcttattaatttattccatATAATGGCGGGGATACTGCAcaatttgtttttcctcttttgcgTCATAACTTTCTTGTGCTTTGGTTGTTTGCGAGAGGCCTTAGAAGGAGCCCAGCATTCGGGCAGCATCTCATGGCATTAAAGAAAGCAGGAAAAGTATCCAGAGATACTGGAATGCACGCAGTCAGACACTCGAACTGTATATAAATAACCCTGCCAGGTGACTTCACGTTTTCACCAAGAAAAGCACGTAATTACAGTATTGCAGTACTGTATTCTATAAGAGAATTAGTAAATAGTTGTACATGTCATACGCCAcaaatgaaactaaatcattttcagattatttttgcaacattgcagaaaaatgcaaataggtgaatttgtaaatagtaggcctttttttattattatttttttaaatcagatctGATTTGTTTTGTGGCTCAGTTCTCTATTGCTGAAAGCAATAACCTGATCCATGTTGTTCAAATACGTATTTTCAAGTCACAGTTTGTACAAAACCAAATGGAAAGGGCAAAATTTACATTGTTTTGATCTTTCCTAGTGAAAAGAGCtgcagatgaggtatcttcagAAGCCAAAAAACCCAGGATTGAGGTGAATATTTTTCCCACTCCCTGACTGTACTTGTCTCACAGACCGCCGACACATAAATAGTTTGCTTTGAAGGTCGAGTACTGGGAAAGGGGCTTCGATTTGAAAGGTTCAGTGTAGCTTTAGAGTTTTCTTTTGCGTTGAGCACAAAGCCCTGttgcaaaaatacacacacatggagggtggggtgggggggcgggggggatctTGAACATGCCAACGACAAATTAAGGAACCTGTGACTATCTACCTTATAGATTTGCATGCGTTTTATAatgcaaattatttattttccttccaTATAGAATCGCTTCATTGGTTTCTTTGTAATAAATGTCGGCTGTTACCATTCATTCCAAAACACCAGTCATCGTAACGTTCACTTTGTGAATTCTTGTCATAAAGCACAAGATTGTGTTTTATTCTTCTCTTTTGTCACCTTCAGGATGAGGAACGGGTGCGTCTGGACAAGGAGCGTTTGGCTGCTCGTTTGGAGGGCCACAAAGAGGGTATTGTACAGACCGACCAGATCAGGTACTGTGGAAGTATATGTACTCTATGTGGGCTAAACACTGCACATTAAACGACTGCACGTCCTCAAACTATATGCTTCCTGCTCCTGCAGATCACTGTCTGAGGCCATGTCAGTGGAGAAGATTGCAGCCATTAAAGCCAAGATTATGGCCAAGAAGCGGTCCACCATCAAACCAGATCTGGATGATGACATAACTGTGAAACAGAGAAGCTTTGTCGATGCTGAAGTGGATGTCACTAGAGACATTGTCAGCAGAGAGAGGGTGTGGAGGACAAGGACAACCATTCTCCAGAGCACAGGAAAGGTACAAGTCCATGCAAAGCTAATAGTATTCAATTAAGTTAATGTTTCTTTCCAAGCAGTCTTTGCCTGTATCCAAAATATTGTTCTGCATGACTTCTAATGAGATGAAATATTTGGCCATCAGACAATAATTCACATACTTTGTCACTGGTGGTAATGATCTGTCCATAGCTTTGACAACAGATTGACACAATGCACGGCGCTGTCGGAAAAGCGcataaaagtacaatatttgaaaaaaaggtgggtctggaatgaaTTCCATGTGATAAAAACGGGTTCACTGTAAATCAGAAAAATGACACTGAAAACCAGCAGCCATGCTCTAATGAACCTACGTCTGCAGTATATTAGCACATGTGAAATAGTATAAGAGTGCTTTCTACGATATTAATACGGTGTTCCCCAGCGATTCGTAGGTGAGGTGGAAGACGTGCCGCGAATGGTGAAAACCCACCAGTAATTGATACCCGGCTAAAAGGTTTTTAATTGCCTGTGGCTACCACACGGTGGCGGCAAAGCACCACCTTTTACTAGACAGTGCGATGGCCTAACGAAATGCAGCTCCTCCACTAACTTTAGTTTCTTGGCGCCAAATAATGATAAGCCACTGGATTTGTTCAAAAcatgtgactgttttttgtcaatgtctttatgtctcaaaagtgttctctgtcaattgactctgttgtcgtactagagcggctccaattaccggagacaaattccttgtgtgttttttggacatacttggcaaataaagatgattcagattctaATTCTGATGAACATGTGTCTACTGCAgtcatttccaacctttatggagccaaggcacatattttacaatttgaaaaatctcacagcaaaccaacaaacaaaaatgtcacaaaaagtggatacattaattcctgtatgtactttctgccatctaatagaagagcattattttttttctgtctgtcactatacctccctggcatagatggatgaatagagatgcattatttattgtaaataaacaatattttgagcaattaagtaaaattttataatttccccctggcacacctgaagagcgctcatggcacactaatgtgccccagcacactggttgagaatcactgctctactgATCCTTTGTAGAACTTCTCCAAGAACATCTTTGCCATTCTTCAGTCGGTGAAAGCCAGAGAAGAAGGGCGAGCGCCAGAGCAAAGACCGGCGCAGAACACGACTCAAGTGGTAAGAACATTCTACTCATTCCGGCCAGGGTAGGTGATTTAAAATAGTGACTCTTCACCCAGCCTACCTGCCAggtcatgggtggagaaactctGTGGGGGGAGTATTATTGAAATCAACCTATTAGACTTCACAATCGGGCCAAATCTGAATGGCTTGCATGCAAACGCGTTCAAAAATGGGCAGCTCAAAAAGTTGACTACTTTGTGTAATTTCACGCTGGTGGATGGGCAGGCacgccagccagccagccactCAAATATTTCTATATTAGCAATTAAAGCTGAGCGACATAACGATGTATACTGTAGAGAAGATATAAAATGTCAGTCATACGATACAATCCTATCGTTTATATTGTTAATTTACCTTGTAAATTATTTTGCTCAGTTTAGTAATACTTTCACTGGATGAATGGTAGTTTACTTGaatgttacttgtgttgtctttattttacttatttggaCTTCACTGCATTCCTCGAAACATATTTGTACTACCAGATGTTTTCAATGGTATTTATTTGGCCACTGGGtagttgtttaatttttattaatcTGTTAATCATTTAATTGTGTGGTCtatatgaaattgtattttatgaatAAGCGGAGagaaaaataacagaaaatagCAAGATTTTCATGTAATTCAaggaaaaatattatataagGATGTAAATTATTATCGGGATATAATATCAGGATATAAAAATGTGTCCTTATCTTACAGCGCTAGTAGCAACTATAACAGCTCAGagtattttttccataatatgtcccctttaataaTATGATCTCTTGTATTTTGAAGGACCCTTCGCTCAGGAACAAGCAGCCTGTGCCAGCAGCCTACAGCAGATACGATCAGGAGAGATTCAAAGGAAAAGAGGGTGAGTTTCAACTTGAGCTCATTTCATTTGTTGGAATCCTCAACTTGTTTTAATGGAGTGTACGTGCGCATGCATGGACAAATCACATCTTTGGATCAGGAAAGACTTCCTTTGTTCAGTATGTTCATTATTGTAGTtggagtttgcagtggtgtaaaactgcaTGCAATTGTATCATATTGGAGGGCTATCCTTGATATTTTCCACTAATCTTTAGAATGTTTgcttttatcttattttatatttgatctTTTAGCGGCATTAATTGGCTCAAAAGCCACGTAAAATTAAGTGTCTTAAACATACCAGTaattaaatgtatgtaaatgtaaacGTGCAATAATCGAGATGTAAAAATATACTATAtaaatattctgactttatctTAGAATTGTTCTAAAACTGAAGTACTTTGTTaagatgtgtatgtgtgtgtatgaaacaaTGCCGACCAGTGAtagtttttgtaattgttttagaAACTGAGGGTTTCAAAATCGATACCATGGGTACCTACCACGGGATGACTCTGAAGTCAGTGACGGTAAGAACAAACATTTCACATCTAACTTCTTGCAAAGCTTCAGAACACCAAAAGTGTTACTAAACTAAATACTAAATAAGCGCAACATTGTTTTTTCTCCTCCTGTCATGGGGTGTTTAACAAGCAGCGAGTCGTTTTTCTGTCGTTTTTTATTTGTAAGGGACGGCAACTTTATTCGGAGGACCGCAGCCTGACTTTGCTGATATTCCTCTCACTATGCGTTTTTGCATGCGCAAACCTTAAATAAATCGATTCTTTaatgtgggttagggttagggtttagggttagggttagttaggttagttagttttatatatatatatatatatatatatatatatatatatatatatatactgtgtgttttctcatttactaaataaaagtagggatgtgaatttcaaaataagagcaagtaaataaaaagaaagtattatgtgtttaaattaagtgcttaacttcagaataattatttgaataaactaacaaaatacagataatacttcatgttttgatcatatgggtagaagcaaaatcatgcattgtaaaatgcGTTATACATAGTTTGatgggttttccagaattttgaggttttTCGTCTTTTGCATTGAATGTTCCTTTTTTAACAATGACAACTGGATTAGAGGCAAGTACATCCCACTTGTTTTCCCTTATTTAAAGTATGATTTTCTGTCATGTCTTGTGTAGGGTCACACaattagctttatttttttcacattgccAAGTAAAACAAAAGTAAGAAGAGTTATGACTGCATTTTCCCATcagtttccccaaaaaatggttCTACATTTTTTCTTGTTGCTCTGCTGGATCCCCCAGTATTGAATTATTTCCTCGGGCTGAAAGCCATGCGACGTTATCAGATGGTTGTACTTGCATCTTTTGAGGGGCACCCGCCAGTGGTTGAACAGAAATACACTGGGGGGCTTGATGGGCTTCAATCCAAGCTTGGCCAGGCACAGTGCCACATGCACATCCTCCAAGTGCAGTTGACGCATACTGAGAGATGTTGTGTAAATTTTGAGCGCCAAGTCTCCGGAGAGCACGTAACCGGTCCCAGAGCAGAAGGTGGGATAGCTCTCTTTCGTGTACTCCTCTTTGGAAACGTAGAACTTGCTCTTTTTATCCCGAATGGGTGAATCATTGCTTATAAGTTTTCCTGTAAAGTAGTTCCTTTTGGGCTTTAGCTCTGGCCTGAGCAGCTCCTGGATGAGGTTCTCCGTGTTGACAAACATGTCACTGTCCGTTTTCATGACATAGCTGGCCTGCGAGCAGTACCGTGCCACCCATTGCAGACCCATCAAGGTCTTTAGCGTCAGGTTTTTGTATGAATCCAGGAAGTCTTGCTGTATTATATCATTATATTTTTGACTCTCTTCCTGGAGCATCCTTTGCTGGTGAGTTCCCACCTCCCCCTCGTGTTTTCCCAGCAGAAAGAGGCGCACGACTCCCACATCTTGGATCAAAGTCTCGTTCGCCCAGGTCTGCCGTATTGCATCCCTGgcttccacctgcaaagcttctgTGGTTATTATGAACACCAGAAATGGTGCTGCTTGACTCTCTCGACATTTATCTGGTTCGTTGATGATATAAGGGAAAAGGCCATGGATCATAGCGTCGTGAATGTCTTCCCCCTCACTTTGGTTGGCCTTGGCTGACTTGGATTGCTCCAAAGCTGTGCCACTCTGAGTCGAGGAGATGTTTTGCTTCCCATGGGAGGTGATGTTTTCTTTGCCTTTGACAGACGTCCAGATAGAAATGATTGTGT
Encoded proteins:
- the cdc73 gene encoding parafibromin, which produces MADVLSVLRQYNIQKKEIVAQGDEVIFGEFSWPKNVKTNYIIWGTGKEGQPKEYYTLDSILFLLNNVHLPHPSYVRRTATENIPVVRRPDRKGLLTYLNGESSTSTSIDRSAPIEIGLQRPTQVKRAADEVSSEAKKPRIEDEERVRLDKERLAARLEGHKEGIVQTDQIRSLSEAMSVEKIAAIKAKIMAKKRSTIKPDLDDDITVKQRSFVDAEVDVTRDIVSRERVWRTRTTILQSTGKNFSKNIFAILQSVKAREEGRAPEQRPAQNTTQVDPSLRNKQPVPAAYSRYDQERFKGKEETEGFKIDTMGTYHGMTLKSVTEGASARKAQTPALQPVPRPVSQARPPPNQKKGSRTPIIIIPAATTSLITMLNAKDLLQDLKLVTSDEKKKQGIQRDNEVLLQRRKDQIQPGGNTLSVTVPYRVIDQPLKLAPQDWDRVVAVFVQGPAWQFKGWPWLLPDGSPVDIFAKIRAFHLKYDEAKTDPNVQKWDVTVLELSRHRRHLDRPVFLRFWETLDRYMVKHKSHLRF
- the LOC133488803 gene encoding beta-1,3-galactosyltransferase 2, encoding MQWRRRHCCTRIAKLGFFLPLLALLISLLHHVWQNITAGNLGLSKVEGLHADKSIENTIISIWTSVKGKENITSHGKQNISSTQSGTALEQSKSAKANQSEGEDIHDAMIHGLFPYIINEPDKCRESQAAPFLVFIITTEALQVEARDAIRQTWANETLIQDVGVVRLFLLGKHEGEVGTHQQRMLQEESQKYNDIIQQDFLDSYKNLTLKTLMGLQWVARYCSQASYVMKTDSDMFVNTENLIQELLRPELKPKRNYFTGKLISNDSPIRDKKSKFYVSKEEYTKESYPTFCSGTGYVLSGDLALKIYTTSLSMRQLHLEDVHVALCLAKLGLKPIKPPSVFLFNHWRVPLKRCKYNHLITSHGFQPEEIIQYWGIQQSNKKKCRTIFWGN